Genomic window (Streptomyces liliiviolaceus):
GCACACGGTGCGCAGTGTCGGCACGGCCCTTGAGGCGTTGCGCGAGGTCGCCCATTTCCGTTTCGACGTCGTGATCCTGGATCTCGGCCTGCCCGACCTGGACGGGTCGGAGGCGCTGAAGATGCTGCGCGGCATCACCGACGTGCCCGTGATCGTGGCGACCGCGCGGGACGACGAGACGGAGATCGTCCGGCTGTTGAACGACGGCGCGGACGACTATCTGACCAAGCCGTTCTCGGTCGAGCACCTGTCCGCGAGGATGGCGGCGGTCCTGCGCCGGGCCCGGTCCTCGGCCTCCGAGCCGCCGCCCTCGCCCCAGCTCAGGGTCGGCGGTCTCGCCATCGACCCGCTGCGCCGCCAGGCCGAACTGGACG
Coding sequences:
- a CDS encoding response regulator transcription factor; the protein is MASVLVVEDDQFVRSALIRHLTEAAHTVRSVGTALEALREVAHFRFDVVILDLGLPDLDGSEALKMLRGITDVPVIVATARDDETEIVRLLNDGADDYLTKPFSVEHLSARMAAVLRRARSSASEPPPSPQLRVGGLAIDPLRRQAELDGVRLDLTRREFDLLAFLAGRPGVVVARKELLAEVWQQSYGDDQTIDVHLSWLRRKLGETAARPRYLHTLRGVGVKLEPPGQGGLRGPAGTEPAR